A window from Flavobacterium gyeonganense encodes these proteins:
- a CDS encoding asparagine synthetase B, which translates to MKQSLKYIVVFIMSISAKASFILLPMDETTQQNHLKAYGITYWCLNKDYKASWLLNYRGGSFLLPDADEIRKECKIRGVSFEILSDSEQVSILDEISSPSQNMESVILEKAPKIAVYTPKGKQPWDDAVTLVLTYAEIPFTPIYDEEVLSDQLLLYDWLHLHHEDFTGQYGKFYAAYKNTPWYIEQKKDAEALAVKLGYAKVSQEKGAVAKKIRDFVIGGGFMFAMCSATDSFDISLTADGIDICEAMFDGDASEPNYQSKLNYGNSFAFKDFILERRPEQYEFSDIDMTTKRRITPDKDYFTLMEYSAKWDPIPSMLCQNHTQLVKGFMGQTTSFDSALIKSNVLIMGACELNGEARYIHGEKGKGMFTFFGGHDPEDYQHQVGDPPTVLDLHPNSPGYRLILNNVLFPAAKKKKLKT; encoded by the coding sequence ATGAAACAAAGCTTAAAATATATAGTAGTGTTCATAATGTCTATATCGGCAAAAGCATCTTTTATACTTCTCCCTATGGATGAAACTACACAACAAAATCACCTGAAGGCTTATGGGATAACCTATTGGTGTCTGAATAAGGATTATAAAGCCAGCTGGCTTTTAAATTATAGAGGTGGATCATTTTTATTGCCTGATGCTGATGAAATTCGTAAAGAATGTAAAATTCGTGGAGTAAGTTTTGAAATACTTTCTGATAGCGAACAAGTTTCAATTTTGGATGAAATTTCAAGTCCTTCACAAAACATGGAATCAGTCATTTTAGAAAAGGCTCCTAAAATTGCTGTTTATACACCAAAAGGAAAACAACCCTGGGATGATGCTGTAACTCTGGTTTTGACATATGCCGAAATTCCTTTTACACCAATTTATGATGAAGAGGTTTTAAGTGATCAGTTGTTGCTTTATGACTGGCTTCATTTACATCATGAGGATTTTACCGGACAATATGGTAAATTTTATGCAGCTTACAAAAATACACCCTGGTATATTGAACAAAAAAAAGATGCTGAAGCCTTAGCAGTAAAATTAGGTTATGCAAAAGTTTCACAGGAAAAAGGCGCTGTTGCAAAAAAGATAAGGGACTTTGTTATTGGAGGAGGTTTTATGTTTGCTATGTGTTCTGCAACGGATAGCTTTGATATTTCTTTGACAGCAGATGGAATTGATATCTGTGAAGCAATGTTTGATGGAGATGCGAGTGAACCAAATTATCAGTCAAAACTGAACTATGGAAATTCTTTTGCCTTTAAAGATTTTATTCTTGAAAGAAGACCTGAACAATACGAGTTCTCAGATATTGATATGACTACAAAACGTAGAATAACACCTGATAAAGATTATTTTACTTTAATGGAGTACTCTGCAAAATGGGACCCAATACCAAGTATGCTTTGTCAAAACCATACACAATTGGTAAAAGGATTTATGGGGCAGACTACTTCATTTGATTCAGCATTGATCAAATCTAATGTTTTAATTATGGGAGCATGTGAACTTAATGGAGAAGCACGCTATATTCATGGAGAAAAAGGAAAAGGAATGTTTACTTTTTTTGGAGGACACGATCCCGAAGATTATCAGCATCAGGTAGGTGATCCGCCAACAGTTTTGGATTTACATCCAAATTCTCCTGGCTATCGATTGATTTTAAATAACGTTTTGTTTCCGGCTGCAAAAAAGAAAAAATTAAAAACGTAA